In Pochonia chlamydosporia 170 chromosome Unknown PCv3seq00009, whole genome shotgun sequence, a genomic segment contains:
- a CDS encoding GDP-mannose 4,6-dehydratase (similar to Wallemia sebi CBS 633.66 XP_006958552.1), with translation MSKPCDLSALISGINGQDGFYLSRHLLQLGYRVYGLMRGSLNKKTHLSLLIKEYGARLTLHSGDVLNLACLIELLNRIEVDEIYHLAAQSHVGLSFQQALYTYDVNSIGTIRLLEALQALDMHKRVRFYNACSSEVFGRVTEIPQKETTPFRPVSPYGASKVLSYWATKLMREQHDMFAVNGILFNHESPLRDEAFVTRKITLGVARIAHAMATEIQLGYLDSERDWTHAADMVVGIHHMMQQQRPDDFVLASGTSRSVRCFAEAAFKVIGIELRWQGEGENEVGYDARDGTVRVRVNSELFRPLEVEKLLGDPAKAAIVLKWQPTITFENLVKEMVEADLQLLSSTPRL, from the exons ATGTCAAAGCCGTGTGACCTTAGTGCCCTTATATCAG GCATTAATGGACAAGATGGGTTCTATTTGTCCCGTCACCTTCTTCAGCTGGGCTATCGAGTTTATGGCCTTATGCGGGGATCTTTAAACAAGAAGACTcacctctccctcctcatcAAAGAATATGGAGCCCGTCTGACTTTGCACTCAGGTGACGTGCTAAACTTGGCGTGTTTGATCGAGCTTCTTAACAggattgaagttgatgagATCTACCATCTTGCGGCTCAATCGCATGTCGGCCTGTCTTTTCAGCAAGCTCTCTATACTTACGACGTAAACAGTATTGGGACTATCCGACTTCTAGAAGCCTTGCAGGCCCTGGATATGCATAAGCGCGTTCGATTCTACAAT GCTTGTAGCTCTGAGGTCTTTGGTCGTGTAACTGAGATTCCCCAGAAAGAAACCACCCCCTTTCGGCCAGTCTCGCCGTACGGTGCCTCAAAAGTTCTGAGCTACTGGGCCACAAAGCTCATGCGCGAGCAGCATGACATGTTTGCAGTCAATGGGATCCTCTTTAATCATGAATCACCATTGAGAG ATGAAGCTTTCGTCACACGAAAAATCACTCTAGGCGTGGCTCGCATAGCCCATGCCATGGCGACTGAAATCCAGTTGGGTTATCTCGACTCCGAAAGAGACTGGACACACGCCGCTGATATGGTTGTTGGAATCCATCACAtgatgcaacagcagcggccCGACGATTTTGTTCTTGCGAGCGGCACGTCGCGATCTGTCAGATGTTTTGCGGAGGCAGCTTTTAAAGTCATTGGTATTGAGCTTAG ATGGCAGGGCGAGGGGGAAAACGAGGTGGGGTATGATGCTCGAGATGGCACTGTTCGCGTTCGGGTGAACAGCGAGCTTTTCCGACCACTTGAAGTAgagaagctgcttggcgATCCCGCGAAAGCCGCAATAGTGTTGAAATGGCAGCCAACCATTACTTTTGAGAATCTGGTCAAGGAGATGGTTGAAGCGGATCTACAGCTCTTATCGTCCACGCCTCGATTGTAA
- a CDS encoding thioesterase family protein (similar to Metarhizium acridum CQMa 102 XP_007816013.1), whose protein sequence is MHLEFLRPCEPRDSTITIKPLKVGAAASTLQVQLDQEGKTKVLAIITSTNFDKSIGPSSKTAWKLHPTPAPIPDFDRISAHQPEESWIPGRVVGELIPLTRRKIGLLPREGFPVDGVCDAWHGFLADERMDAAYLALIADSTPSMSDTLLYNGGPYDAHTFHKQMADWAKENPGVPCVITNSIAEAMQATHFNITLTMDIEYKRRLPEDGLRWVFTRASTKMLHGGRMDVDVTICDEDMELVATSQQVILVLGAQKKFRNGKEKSSL, encoded by the coding sequence ATGCATCTCGAGTTCCTCCGTCCATGCGAGCCACGCGACAGCACAATCACTATCAAGCCTCTCAAGGTTGGCGCTGCGGCGAGTACCCTCCAAGTTCAGCTCGACCAAGAAGGGAAAACAAAAGTGTTGGCAATAATCACATCAACCAACTTCGACAAAAGTATTGGTCCGAGCTCAAAAACAGCTTGGAAGCTCCATCCAACCCCGGCGCCTATACCTGACTTCGATCGTATCTCAGCGCACCAACCCGAGGAGAGCTGGATCCCCGGCCGAGTCGTGGGTGAGCTTATCCCGTTGACGCGGCGAAAGATTGGTTTGCTTCCGCGTGAAGGCTTCCCCGTTGATGGAGTCTGCGATGCGTGGCATGGTTTCCTGGCAGACGAGCGCATGGATGCTGCTTACCTGGCCTTGATAGCTGATAGTACTCCTTCCATGTCGGATACTCTTCTATACAATGGCGGGCCGTACGATGCGCATACGTTCCATAAGCAGATGGCGGATTGGGCCAAGGAGAACCCGGGTGTCCCTTGCGTGATCACCAACTCTATTGCCGAAGCAATGCAGGCTACTCATTTCAACATTACTCTGACCATGGATATCGAGTACAAACGAAGACTGCCTGAAGATGGGCTACGTTGGGTATTCACAAGAGCCTCCACCAAGATGTTACATGGTGGAAggatggatgttgatgttaCTATTTGTGACGAGGATATGGAGCTCGTTGCCACATCGCAGCAGGTCATTCTAGTTCTGGGTGCGCAAAAGAAATTTCGTAACGGCAAGGAGAAGTCGTCACTCTAG
- a CDS encoding GroES-like protein (similar to Glarea lozoyensis ATCC 20868 XP_008081204.1) gives MSAPNNQAAWLHQSNTALEVGDAPMPVAGVGELVIKNAAIAINPLDCHMQDSGVFIQQWPAIFGCDVAGEVYDVGPSVENFKKGDRVIGHAINLSSGRPQDGAFALYTVVPAEKAAILPDTIAFTDGVVVPFALEAAICALSLKVPGVAMPGVATPALGLPYPSLQQAPPSGKTLVVYGGSSSVGSMATQLATAAGLRVVSVAGKHNLAFSKSCGATDVFDHKDPLVANKVIEAVGQSSFIGIFDAIATPETYSHDLVILDKLGGGQLACVHPPPADVPANVTAGMIWGINDVATPVWRDYVTPALESGKLQCLPRPTIVGKGLESINEALKRSKAGVSATKLVIEL, from the exons ATGTCCGCACCAAACAATCAGGCCGCTTGGCTCCACCAATCCAACACTGCCCTTGAAGTAGGCGACGCCCCAATGCCAGTCGCAGGAGTTGGGGAGCTCGTCATTAAGAATGCTGCTATTGCTATCAATCCACTTGACTGCCACATGCAAGACTCTGGAGTTTTTATCCAGCAGTGGCCTGCAATCTTTGGTTGCGATGTGGCCGGAGAGGTTTATGACGTTGGCCCTAGTGTTGAGAACTTCAAGAAAGGCGATCGAGTCATTGG CCATGCTATCAATCTGTCCAGCGGGCGACCCCAGGACGGAGCCTTTGCACTGTACACTGTTGTCCCTGCAGAAAAAGCGGCCATTCTCCCCGACACTATCGCTTTCACTGATGGCGTGGTAGTTCCATTTGCATTGGAGGCAGCTATATGCGCACTATCACTCAAGGTCCCTGGTGTAGCCATGCCCGGAGTCGCAACACCGGCTCTTGGTCTGCCGTATCCTTCGCTGCAGCAGGCTCCCCCTTCTGGCAAGACTCTTGTTGTGTACGGCGGCTCATCTTCTGTTGGATCAATGGCCACCCAGTTGGCTACGGCCGCTGGACTTCGAGTCGTTTCCGTGGCCGGAAAACACAACCTTGCTTTCAGCAAAAGTTGCGGCGCGACCGACGTATTTGACCACAAGGACCCTTTAGTCGCCAACAAGGTAATTGAAGCAGTTGGTCAGTCCAGCTTTATTGGCATATTTGATGCAATAGCCACCCCTGAAACCTACAGTCATGATCTTGTTATCCTTGACAAATTAGGCGGTGGCCAACTTGCCTGCGTACACCCTCCACCGGCTGACGTGCCTGCCAATGTGACGGCGGGTATGATCTGGGGTATCAATGATGTTGCGACGCCTGTCTGGAGGGATTATGTTACGCCAGCGTTGGAGAGTGGGAAACTTCAATGTCTCCCACGGCCTACCATTGTTGGCAAGGGATTGGAGAGTATCAACGAGGCATTGAAGCGCTCGAAGGCTGGTGTTAGTGCGACAAAGCTTGTGATCGAATTGTAA
- a CDS encoding fungal specific transcription factor domain-containing protein codes for MEAITLGPRNLLEYNPTYRVLICRECQYAIQKTAVQSHLLRHKIYRDDRTRLLRSIAQLDLFEPHRVPLPEPSSPPIDGLPVISGFRCDMAGCGNLCASLKRMRRHLSEVHGLSKASDASFASPAKIQTFFRGTKLRYFEVKPTAAATSTTSADLADVTTIDAVIAQDDADGRLDEQRGTQLEVPARDVSMPSSAPVPVSQLTRSEGPSNLDMEVLTYFYHFTSQTSLTLPSPKSSQPTSHYWATDVTQSALQRQWLMHGLLGMSACHLATLEKDPIQRKSHYERATRFSTQFSSEWDEVRRTDSVVMRSGPEEVAWNAARHVKCYLRCALSCVNGKMVTMDEIRTDSHSTLLVSSFVATLRDSFDLDMAHSLGWHDGDVHPAQTNGQLDKISETERTFDDKNTSPSSYANTDKQAQTVALLKSLPYRMADVFGKPDDARDVLATLSAVSVLVECCEMSFASDDSTDAWLGMAVWVAKLPSHFVDMTSHGSPTALVVLAHWAASVAYRAEEYGCWFLSGLARRVVEEIEQQLATIGSAVQRLVADLVPLMTVTNE; via the coding sequence ATGGAAGCCATAACACTCGGCCCTCGTAACCTGCTCGAGTACAATCCGACATATCGAGTCCTGATCTGTCGAGAATGTCAGTACGCGATCCAGAAAACCGCAGTTCAAAGTCACTTACTTCGACACAAGATCTACCGCGATGACAGGACACGCTTGCTTCGCTCCATTGCTCAACTTGATCTGTTTGAACCACATCGCGTGCCGCTGCCTGAGCCCTCTTCTCCGCCCATTGATGGGTTACCGGTCATTTCTGGCTTCCGCTGTGACATGGCTGGGTGTGGGAACTTGTGTGCCAGCTTGAAGAGGATGAGACGCCATCTTAGTGAAGTTCATGGACTCAGCAAAGCTAGCGATGCCTCGTTTGCTTCGCCAGCCAAGATCCAAACGTTCTTCAGAGGAACAAAGCTTAGATACTTTGAGGTTAAGCCTACGGCTGCTGCCACAAGTACAACTTCGGCAGACTTGGCGGACGTAACTACAATTGATGCCGTTATAGCTCAGGACGATGCCGACGGGAGACTGGATGAGCAGCGTGGCACTCAACTTGAAGTTCCTGCCCGAGATGTATCAATGCCATCGTCAGCTCCAGTACCAGTATCTCAATTGACCCGATCAGAAGGGCCGTCCAatctggacatggaagtTCTAACATACTTCTACCACTTTACTTCTCAGACAAGTCTCACACTACCGTCTCCAAAAAGCTCACAACCTACAAGCCACTACTGGGCTACGGATGTCACACAATCAGCACTTCAACGGCAGTGGTTAATGCACGGCCTCTTAGGCATGAGCGCATGTCATTTGGCTACACTGGAAAAAGATCCAATACAACGAAAATCTCACTATGAGCGAGCTACGCGATTTTCGACACAGTTCTCCTCTGAATGGGATGAGGTCCGACGAACGGATTCCGTTGTCATGAGGTCGGGTCCGGAGGAGGTCGCTTGGAATGCTGCGAGGCACGTAAAGTGCTATTTACGCTGTGCCCTGTCATGTGTAAACGGCAAAATGGTCACCATGGACGAAATTAGAACGGATTCCCATTCTACTTTACTTGTATCTTCTTTTGTGGCTACTCTTCGAGACTCTTTCGACCTCGACATGGCGCATTCACTTGGTTGGCATGACGGTGACGTCCATCCAGCACAAACAAATGGCCAACTCGATAAAATATCGGAAACCGAAAGAACTTTCGATGACAAAAATACAAGCCCATCGTCTTATGCTAACACTGATAAACAAGCTCAAACGGTCGCTCTTCTCAAGTCACTGCCCTACCGCATGGCTGACGTATTCGGAAAGCCGGATGATGCTCGGGATGTTTTGGCGACATTGTCTGCGGTTTCCGTCCTGGTTGAGTGCTGTGAGATGAGCTTTGCATCTGACGATAGCACGGACGCATGGCTGGGTATGGCAGTCTGGGTAGCTAAGCTGCCGAGTCATTTCGTCGATATGACTTCACATGGTAGCCCAACCGCGCTTGTGGTTTTGGCGCATTGGGCTGCGTCCGTTGCCTACCGAGCTGAGGAATACGGCTGTTGGTTTCTTAGTGGTCTGGCTCGCAGGGTAGTGGAAGAGatcgagcagcagcttgctaCAATTGGCTCTGCTGTCCAAAGACTTGTGGCCGATTTGGTGCCGCTGATGACAGTAACTAACGAATAA
- a CDS encoding ankyrin repeat protein (similar to Colletotrichum gloeosporioides Nara gc5 XP_007284883.1) has translation MARMPRSMFLMLLLLVFHIESAFADENDDFVNNLVTDLTPLIALFGEKVAMQFMSESMGLSDCIALAMAPIGIITTIVSAIRVGGPRWMKAIIGRARENLSTAEIELMSSTSKEACELWNGHNLVRCPGSGQIWQFICLVPKGEREAPGEGDFVSLEEAVTSHLLEKTDIRASYNLRTSFEHLKLLLSRKFSGPKVQQNSTENDLERGDTSSSDARHTGTWDAKGAIISNRRQHSDGKCSAKIDEAARSIETKTKNEPSRRITVVRDLDAAAPNISLNCRFKLGRAEIISVATLGTLIQIGVLVLCVMITLYPPIAPQYLKNNKPVQNYALPLTICGTVLLTIGILVCGIVVEQSSTETYFRANEDYSLYIVWLQQGSIVNDQEFKPFAIYPVRERPYIAMSRRRPAKEKKGKKNKRPKGSKLSGPNFDNFSDGKAPEQFKSNSADEVPTLGLESLTTAGCFISLVGYVLQFIGLRGMNWVAPVVQLGAMVFMTGLRAWVRRGLAEAPAIIPLTPGFELDWFAHSLSNHEIASWIKQENKPPNASESQIDGGEPTNGPAGGTVTVEVEHEEASSLRNLASATDAASISASQAEDAVMVRRELGKLADWRGPASNLAILLSDAIEVVAGDLLQPPLCKDASGSHTIGWTYETTLGNQKCNLTFSLEYKDGEWRARADELEAAMSLWLSFIQSQKHSLSDKRLDDSDGWLRIKRTRQLKLRLYGTASKKFALIRDLLCWMPENIPEILELEEASSESEKGTFERIALPNYRIVGYDMRHESVTKVGNSEGSFNVFHVTGSSAKTPLESWKEATQNGHFHTLNKRTLAVKAHDSLDKLLARDLFFTFCRSIVKHPRLEWEEKDVDLSNETMGDDWRNFKLKNGMLTKLIQRVTNTGFLDLQEAYFDVITPLSLESMLPDIGFLVRHLQGQATKCVLEGQWQNLVGQLRSIFDLALTYAVDDSLMRPRILAICQYHLELMGAMEEMAVAENRRESVVIDGKRKELQNFYRKVLENMKLTSLSTLSSVFDGQFSIWNPVSNALDLSGRFRILSDDQKRFRLSEYHLTALGVGTDSRRIPKIEGILYRDSFDWTPIHYLSALGHQVAFLRGIFAQLPKTDLRDCFGLTPLHFACARGDFGTVDVMLKQGEPISVGQDNGMSLMHLAASSGEPRIVKKLLNQAKTSDVHDSRVPYWRTGKLDTSLTEEAFYQRAPIHLAAMKGHLEIVVDLFRGDWGLKDLFGWSCFHLAVLYEHTELVRILIRAEHPDIHIPGNDNRTPLHLAVDKRNKTIIQMLLNRNVNINTMSSDGYLPFAQAVDACDEDTIQMMITNGARINVQESGPKRWSPLHYAARRGNFNILKLLLTQPDATRRAARIQDIDGNTALHIALVVNWCPNFRDFIKFLLRSMDESAINYQNMRGKTALHKAASNGKVLAAIDLLEAGATPSLSLRDETNATPLDLARERREKSRDPKSKLSRWDKLKGFEKAEDMVNVLERWQPTSTTGYSRNLLTA, from the exons ATGGCCAGAATGCCACGTTCCATGTTCTtaatgcttcttcttttggtaTTCCATATCGAATCTGCCTTTGCGGACGAGAATGATGACTTTGTCAATAATCTAGTGACAGACCTGACGCC TCTGATAGCACTATTCGGCGAGAAGGTGGCTATGCAGTTCATGAGCGAGTCAATGGGCTTGTCTGATTGCATAGCACTCGCAATGGCTCCGATCGGAATCATCACTACTATCGTGAGTGCCATCCGTGTTGGTGGTCCGAGGTGGATGAAAGCAATTATCGGCAGGGCAAGAGAAAATTTGTCTACAGCTGAGATTGAACTCATGTCTTCCACTTCGAAAGAAGCTTGTGAGTTATGGAACGGTCACAATTTGGTCCGCTGTCCCGGATCCGGCCAAATCTGGCAATTTATTTGTCTCGTACCGAAGGGTGAAAGGGAAGCCCCCGGCGAGGGGGATTTCGTCAGTCTCGAGGAGGCTGTCACTTCTCATCTCTTGGAAAAAACAG ACATCCGGGCTAGTTACAACCTGAGGACAAGCTTTGAACATCTCAAATTGCTTCTGTCCCGAAAGTTTTCAGGACCGAAAGTACAACAAAACTCGACAGAAAATGACCTGGAGCGCGGCGATACCTCCAGTTCAGATGCAAGGCACACAGGGACTTGGGATGCCAAAGGCGCGATCATATCCAACAGGAGACAGCATTCTGATGGGAAATGCTCCGCGAAGATTGACGAAGCAGCTCGGAGCATTgaaaccaaaaccaaaaacGAACCCTCTCGGCGAATAACTGTGGTGAGAGATTTGGATGCAGCTGCTCCAAACATCTCGTTGAATTGTCGCTTCAAGCTGGGCAGGGCAGAGATCATCTCCGTAGCCACTCTCGGAACGCTTATACAAATTGGTGTCCTGGTTCTCTGTGTAATGATTACGCTATACCCACCTATTGCACCTCAATACCTGAAAAACAACAAACCAGTTCAAAACTACGCTCTTCCTTTGACCATATGCGGGACCGTATTGTTGACGATCGGCATCCTGGTTTGTGGTATTGTGGTAGAGCAAAGTTCAACGGAAACGTACTTTAGAGCGAACGAGGACTATTCCCTTTACATCGTTTGGCTACAGCAGGGTAGTATTGTTAACGATCAAGAATTTAAGCCCTTTGCGATATATCCTGTCCGTGAGCGACCATATATCGCCATGTCTCGTCGGAGACCtgcaaaggagaagaaaggcaagaaaaaCAAACGACCCAAGGGTTCCAAACTATCAGGACCTAACTTCGACAATTTTTCTGATGGGAAGGCGCCTGAACAATTCAAAAGCAATTCGGCCGATGAGGTTCCTACCCTGGGGTTGGAATCGCTCACTACGGCCGGCTGTTTCATATCACTTGTGGGATATGTTCTTCAGTTTATTGGCCTACGTGGGATGAATTGGGTAGCCCCTGttgtccaacttggtgcCATGGTTTTCATGACTGGTCTAAGGGCGTGGGTTAGAAGGGGCCTCGCAGAAGCCCCTGCTATCATACCGCTCACTCCAGGGTTTGAGCTCGACTGGTTTGCTCACAGCTTAAGCAATCACGAAATTGCAAGCTGGATCAAGCAAGAGAACAAGCCGCCCAATGCGTCCGAGTCACAAATTGACGGAGGAGAACCGACAAACGGCCCAGCGGGGGGGACGGTAACGGTCGAAGTCGAACATGAAGAGGCGAGTTCATTAAGAAATCTTGCTTCTGCAACAGATGCGGCTTCCATATCAGCTTCACAAGCAGAGGATGCTGTGATGGTTCGCCGGGAATTGGGGAAGTTGGCAGATTGGAGAGGACCCGCATCGAATCTGGCCATACTTCTATCTGACGCGATAGAAGTAGTCGCAGGAGATCTTCTGCAGCCTCCTTTATGTAAAGACGCTTCCGGGAGTCATACCATTGGCTGGACATATGAGACGACTCTGGGTAATCAGAAGTGCAATCTCACTTTTAGTCTAGAATACAAGGATGGGGAGTGGAGAGCTCGTGCCGATGAGCTAGAGGCGGCCATGTCGTTGTGGTTATCCTTCATTCAGAGCCAGAAGCATTCTCTTAGTGACAAAAGGCTTGATGATAGTGATGGCTGGCTGCGCATCAAGCGAACACGACAGCTTAAATTACGGCTTTATGGAACAGCATCTAAGAAATTTGCTCTCATACGAGATCTTCTTTGTTGGATGCCTGAAAACATTCCGGAGATTCTCGAATTAGAAGAGGCTTCCTCAGAAAGCGAGAAAGGAACATTCGAGCGAATTGCTCTTCCAAACTACCGCATTGTTGGCTATGATATGCGACACGAATCCGTTACGAAAGTCGGCAACAGCGAAGGTTCTTTCAACGTCTTTCATGTCACAGGTTCCTCTGCGAAAACGCCACTTGAGAGTTGGAAAGAGGCCACACAAAACGGTCATTTTCATACGCTAAATAAGAGGACCCTGGCAGTCAAGGCTCATGACAGCTTGGACAAGCTACTTGCCAGGGACCTCTTCTTTACGTTCTGCAGATCCATTGTCAAACATCCCAGACTGGAgtgggaagaaaaagacgtGGATTTGAGCAATGAGACTATGGGCGACGACTGGCGCAACTTCAAGCTCAAAAATGGGATGTTGACAAAACTCATTCAGAGAGTTACGAATACCGGGTTTCTTGATCTTCAAGAGGCTTATTTTGATGTGATCACACCATTGAGCCTGGAGAGCATGTTGCCGGACATTGGCTTTTTGGTTCGGCATCTGCAAGGGCAAGCAACCAAATGCGTCCTAGAGGGTCAATGGCAAAACCTGGTAGGGCAGTTGAGATCAATTTTCGACCTGGCATTAACGTATGCTGTGGACGACAGCCTCATGAGGCCAAGAATCCTGGCTATATGTCAATATCATCTTGAGTTGATGGGTGCCATGGAAGAAATGGCCGTAGCTGAAAATAGGCGAGAATCTGTGGTTATCGAcggaaagagaaaagagtTGCAAAATTTCTACCGGAAGGTACTTGAAAACATGAAGCTCACGTCGCTTTCGACTTTGAGTAGCGTATTTGACGGCCAATTTTCAATTTGGAACCCCGTCTCAAACGCCCTTGACCTATCCGGACGTTTCCGGATACTGTCAGATGACCAAAAAAGGTTTCGTCTTTCAGAATATCATCTGACCGCGCTCGGAGTTGGAACTGATAGTAGACGTATCCCTAAGATAGAAGGCATTTTGTACCGAGATTCTTTCGACTGGACTCCCATCCATTACTTGTCGGCTCTTGGACATCAAGTCGCATTCTTGCGGGGTATTTTTGCGCAGTTGCCGAAAACGGATCTTCGCGATTGTTTTGGACTCACACCGTTGCATTTTGCTTGCGCAAGGGGAGACTTCGGCACGGTGGATGTGATGCTCAAGCAGGGGGAACCAATAAGTGTCGGGCAGGACAATGGAATGTCCCTGATGCATCTCGCCGCTTCCAGTGGCGAGCCTCGCATAGTGAAGAAACTTCTGAATCAAGCGAAGACTTCTGATGTACATGATAGTCGAGTACCATATTGGCGGACCGGCAAGTTGGACACATCACTTACCGAAGAGGCTTTCTACCAGAGAGCTCCAATACATTTAGCAGCAATGAAAGGCCACCTAGAAATAGTTGTTGATCTTTTTAGGGGAGACTGGGGCCTCAAAGATCTCTTCGGGTGGAGTTGTTTTCACCTGGCGGTTCTTTACGAACACACAGAGTTGGTCAGGATCCTGATTCGAGCAGAGCATCCTGACATACACATCCCCGGTAACGATAATCGCACGCCGCTCCATCTGGCTGTTGATAAAAGAAACAAGACGATCATCCAAATGCTTCTGAATCGGAACGTTAATATTAATACCATGTCGTCAGATGGATATCTGCCATTCGCCCAGGCAGTTGATGCATGCGACGAGGATACCATCCAGATGATGATCACTAACGGGGCCCGCATAAATGTTCAAGAGTCTGGACCTAAGAGATGGTCCCCCCTACACTACGCAGCAAGAAGGGGTAACTTTAATATTTTGAAATTGTTACTTACACAACCTGATGCCACTCGCCGGGCTGCTAGAATACAAGACATAGATGGGAACACTGCGTTGCATATTGCACTTGTCGTTAATTGGTGTCCGAATTTCCGAGACTTTATAAAATTTTTGCTGAGGAGTATGGATGAAAGTGCCATTAACTATCAGAATATGAGAGGGAAAACGGCATTACATAAAGCAGCCAGCAACGGGAAAGTGCTTGCAGCTATCGATCTTCTGGAAGCGGGAGCAACACCCAGCCTCTCCCTCAGGGATGAAACAAACGCGACACCTCTGGACCTGGCAAGGGAGCGTCGGGAAAAGTCGAGAGATCCTAAATCTAAACTAAGTCGGTGGGACAAACTCAAAGGTTTCGAGAAGGCGGAAGACATGGTCAATGTGTTGGAGAGATGGCAGCCAACGAGCACCACGGGGTATTCGAGGAACCTACTCACCGCGTAA